Proteins from a single region of Methanobrevibacter ruminantium:
- a CDS encoding RNA-binding protein, translating into MIHNIRYRVFIYENEDKDEVLEALLNILPTAEPEVEEAEGLLEEKMLILTGTISKKRETKEFLNTLVDSIGEDQLVKLYNDLDRKMDEKGNLFLRLSKEKALEEEWEILDGGDSIHLKIKIAAYPAKKEVAIKKISEIFPENIKND; encoded by the coding sequence ATGATTCATAATATCAGATATCGTGTCTTTATTTACGAAAATGAGGACAAAGATGAAGTTTTAGAAGCTCTTTTAAATATATTGCCTACTGCAGAACCTGAAGTGGAAGAGGCAGAAGGTCTTTTGGAAGAGAAAATGCTTATTTTAACTGGAACCATTTCCAAAAAAAGGGAAACAAAGGAATTCTTAAACACTCTTGTGGACTCCATTGGAGAAGATCAGCTTGTTAAATTGTATAATGATCTAGATAGGAAAATGGATGAAAAGGGTAATTTATTCTTAAGGCTATCTAAGGAAAAGGCATTAGAAGAAGAGTGGGAAATTCTTGACGGTGGGGACAGCATTCACTTAAAGATTAAAATAGCTGCATATCCTGCTAAAAAGGAAGTTGCTATCAAAAAAATCTCTGAAATATTTCCTGAGAACATCAAGAATGATTAG
- a CDS encoding 50S ribosomal protein L15e codes for MYKYIRDAWKNPDESYVRELMWQRVPQWRKQPAITRIDRPTRIDRARSLGYRAKKGFVVVRVKVRRGGRRKTRFKHGRRPKRMGVNKITMAKSIQRIGEERVAKKYPNMEVLNSYWVWADGKYKYFEVILVDPQSPSIKNDPKINWICESQHRSRALRGLTSAGKKGRGRRNRGKGSEKRLK; via the coding sequence ATGTACAAATATATTAGAGATGCATGGAAAAATCCAGATGAGTCTTATGTAAGAGAACTTATGTGGCAAAGAGTTCCTCAATGGAGGAAACAACCTGCAATCACTAGAATCGACAGACCAACCAGAATTGATCGTGCAAGATCATTAGGTTACAGAGCTAAAAAAGGTTTCGTGGTTGTAAGAGTAAAAGTTAGACGTGGTGGACGTAGGAAAACTCGTTTCAAACATGGTCGTAGACCAAAAAGAATGGGTGTAAACAAAATTACCATGGCTAAGTCTATTCAAAGAATCGGTGAGGAACGTGTAGCTAAAAAATACCCTAACATGGAAGTATTAAACTCTTACTGGGTATGGGCTGATGGAAAATACAAATACTTTGAAGTAATCTTAGTAGACCCACAAAGTCCTTCTATTAAAAACGACCCTAAAATCAACTGGATTTGTGAAAGTCAGCACAGAAGCAGAGCTCTCAGAGGCTTAACCAGTGCTGGTAAAAAAGGCCGTGGCCGTAGAAATAGAGGAAAAGGTAGTGAAAAAAGATTAAAATAA